The sequence CGATCAACGGCTGGACCGTGACCTGGACGTTCGCCAACGGCCAGACGATCAGTCAGGTCTGGAACGCGACCGTCACCAGCCAGGGATCGACGGTCACCGCCCGCAACGTCAGCTACAACGGCAGCCTCGCCGCCCGCGCCAGCACGACGTTCGGCTTCCTCGGCTCGGCCAGCGGCTCGACCAGCGCCCCGACGCCGAGCTGCACCGCTGGCTGACCGCCGCCGGCAGGCGCACCTGGCACCGGGTCACCGGTGTCAGGTGCGCCACCGGATTGACGCGCGGACCGCACCAGACCATTCGACGGGTCAACCGCCCGGGGTAGCCGACGGACATGAACGGGAGCGGGGACCGTACGAAGCCCGGAACCTGCAAGCGTGGGGTCATCGATGTGCGGCGTGCCGGGGTACGGTCGGCGGGTGGCGGCTGGGTGAGTTCGCCTGGCCTGTTGAGCTTGGAGCGGCGCTATGGTCTCGTCCGTCGATCCGCGCTTCGGTGTAGCTCTGCGTGAGTTTCGGCAGCGGCGTGGTCTGTCGCTTCGGTCCCTGGGGCAGCTCGCTCATCGGGGTAAGAGCCATCTGCACGAGTTGGAGGCAGGGCTCAAGGCTCCGACGGTCGACACGGCGCGCCACCTGGACCAGATTCTCGAAGCGGAGGGCGCGCTTGCTCGCCTGGTCGATGCGCCGATCGACCATGCGGCCGAGGCCGGCGAGTTGCGGGCGCGGGTTGCCGCCAGCGATGTCAGCAGAGAGGTGCTCGACCGGATCGAGCAGGGTGTTGACGATCTTGCCAGTTCCTATCCGACGATGGCCCCTGCGGATCTTCTGCCGCTGGTGCGGCGGCACCTCGCCTATGTGGGGCGGTTGCTGGATGGACGGGTCACGCTAGCTCAGCAACGGCGGTTGTTGGTTGCTGGTGGCTGGTTGGCGGTACTGCGGGCCACCGTCCACATCGACCTGCGGCAGCGGACTGCTGCGGCTGCCCATCTGCGAGCTGCTCGTGACCTTGCCGAACATGCCGAACATGGCGAGATCCAGGCATGGTGTCTCGAAACCCGGGCCTGGGACGTGTTGACTCAAGGTGACTACCGGACGGCACTCGATCTTTCCGATCAAGCTCAGCGGATCGCCCCGAAGGGCAGCTCCGCCCGCATTCAGGCGACTGCCCAGGAGGCGCGTGCGTGGGCACGGATCGGGGACGTCGGCGCGACCCGGCGAGCGTTGGACCGGGTAGCGCGGCTGACGGCGAAC is a genomic window of Micromonospora tarapacensis containing:
- a CDS encoding cellulose binding domain-containing protein, with the translated sequence MINQWPGGFQGEVRVTAGAAAINGWTVTWTFANGQTISQVWNATVTSQGSTVTARNVSYNGSLAARASTTFGFLGSASGSTSAPTPSCTAG
- a CDS encoding helix-turn-helix domain-containing protein yields the protein MVSSVDPRFGVALREFRQRRGLSLRSLGQLAHRGKSHLHELEAGLKAPTVDTARHLDQILEAEGALARLVDAPIDHAAEAGELRARVAASDVSREVLDRIEQGVDDLASSYPTMAPADLLPLVRRHLAYVGRLLDGRVTLAQQRRLLVAGGWLAVLRATVHIDLRQRTAAAAHLRAARDLAEHAEHGEIQAWCLETRAWDVLTQGDYRTALDLSDQAQRIAPKGSSARIQATAQEARAWARIGDVGATRRALDRVARLTANLPVPERAEHHYRYDPAKAAAYTATTLAWAGDPGAEQVARAVLADLDPNGDGGARPRRSASARLDLGLALVAAGQPDEAVALGTQAVASGRVVPSNWWRAAELLTKVEQTGAPEAATLRDLCIEYAPGRRPPADSTPG